Proteins from one Leishmania infantum JPCM5 genome chromosome 21 genomic window:
- the PUF3 gene encoding putative pumillio protein 3 — protein sequence MAWTVHEDEYRTEGYTNLEEILQYVVYTEESVQQPKPTVKYTKSSQVFAMPSPLTAAELSSPINHQLTNTVPWQPQSHTPTNSSFHSLGIPYTSAQSPQQRRCNNRFNGSYSGHCDRKPKIVSGSETCVLSPGARKRGMSTGQMDHMMATELNSMPVPELIMQEVLASQDVMVGGGYGDWSGHGSKYFQGGALTADSLRGRVYETAKDQHGCRYLQRWLDTNCDTEALQVMMDEIIPHVGELMTDQYANFLIQKLFDIMPDDARYKVAVVAAPHICMISLTPHGTFSVQKMIETISTREEMKIICEALAKDVVRLVKDAHGNHVIQKVLQRFDFDDKEYIYRAVATDCVSIAKNKQGCCVLQRCLEHASPRQKAALVDQVLACCLQIVQDPFGNYVLQYVLEAHDSKINDTIALAFLPHLVQLSMNKFSSNVMEKVLRGASRPVQVMYMEEMCNPEIISHLIQDDYGNYVLQTALTINAPVQAEQLVNAIRPFMPLIKNAPYAKKMEGKMEAVARKIEGNNFHAPRDCEIDARQGSSRGSPHGKFDRSPNHGRR from the coding sequence ATGGCCTGGACGGTGCACGAGGATGAGTACAGGACGGAGGGGTACACCAATCTCGAGGAGATCTTGCAGTACGTGGTGTACACGGAGGAAAGTGTGCAGCAGCCAAAGCCTACTGTAAAGTACACCAAGAGCTCGCAGGTGTTTGCGATGCCGTCTCCGCTGACTGCCGCGGAGCTGAGCTCGCCTATCAACCATCAACTTACGAATACTGTCCCATGGCAGCCACAGAGCCACACGCCGACTAACTCTTCCTTCCACAGCCTGGGCATTCCGTACACGTCGGCTCAGAgtccacagcagcgccgctgcaacaATCGCTTCAACGGCAGCTACAGTGGCCACTGCGACCGTAAACCAAAGATCGTGAGCGGTAGTGAGACTTGCGTCCTCTCTCCTGGCGCGAGAAAGCGGGGCATGAGTACGGGACAGATGGACCACATGATGGCCACAGAGTTGAATAGTATGCCGGTGCCTGAGCTGATCATGCAGGAGGTGCTCGCTTCGCAGGACGTGATGGTGGGCGGAGGCTACGGCGACTGGTCAGGGCATGGTAGCAAGTACTTCCAGGGTGGTgccctcaccgccgacagcCTGCGGGGCAGGGTTTACGAAACCGCGAAGGATCAGCACGGTTGCCGCTAtctgcagcggtggctggACACGAACTGCGACACCGAGGCGTTGCAGGTGATGATGGACGAAATCATTCCGCACGTTGGGGAGCTGATGACAGACCAGTACGCAAACTTTCTCATTCAAAAGCTGTTCGACATCATGCCCGATGATGCGCGATACAAGGTCGCCGTCGTGGCAGCGCCACATATTTGCATGATTTCCCTCACGCCGCATGGCACATTTAGCGTTCAGAAGATGATCGAGACTATCTCGACGCGCGAGGAGATGAAGATCATTTGCGAGGCGCTCGCCAAGGATGTTGTTCGGCTAGTCAAGGATGCACACGGGAACCATGTGATTCAGAAAGTGCTTCAGCGCTTCGACTTTGACGACAAGGAGTATATCTACAGGGCAGTGGCGACGGACTGCGTGTCGATTGCTAAGAACAAGCAGGGTTGctgtgtgctgcagcggtgcctcgAACACGCTTCACCGCGGCAAAAGGCTGCCCTTGTGGATCAGGTGCTGGCTTGCTGTTTGCAAATTGTCCAGGATCCATTTGGCAACTACGTCCTCCAGTacgtgctggaggcgcacGACAGCAAGATAAACGACACCATTGCCCTTGCGTTTCTTCCCCACCTGGTGCAGCTATCCATGAACAAGTTCAGCTCCAACGTGATGGAGAAAGTGCTGCGCGGTGCCTCGAGGCCAGTGCAAGTAATGTACATGGAGGAGATGTGCAACCCGGAGATCATCTCCCACCTCATTCAAGACGACTACGGCAATTATGTCCTGCAGACAGCGCTCACGATAAACGCGCCGGTGCAGGCAGAGCAACTCGTGAACGCCATTCGCCCTTTTATGCCGTTGATCAAGAACGCACCGTACGCGAAGAAGATGGAGGGCAAGATGGAGGCTGTTGCACGGAAGATTGAGGGCAACAACTTCCACGCGCCCCGAGACTGCGAGATCGACGCTCGTCAAgggagcagcagaggcagcccGCACGGCAAGTTCGACCGCTCCCCCAACCACGGACGGCGTTAA